From Pulveribacter suum, a single genomic window includes:
- the lptB gene encoding LPS export ABC transporter ATP-binding protein, protein MAQDVTGADGASRLQARHLRKAYGGRQVVKDVSLSVQKGEVVGLLGPNGAGKTTSFYMIVGLVRCDGGAISIDGHDVTGMPIHRRSRLGLSYLPQEASIFRKLSVQDNVRAVLELQRGDDGRPLPRAEIEQRLTGLLQELRVEHLRASPALALSGGERRRVEIARALATQPRFILLDEPFAGIDPIAVIEIQRIIGFLKARGIGVLITDHNVRETLGICDHAFIISDGNVLAEGTPSEIVDNAEVRRVYLGEHFRM, encoded by the coding sequence ATGGCGCAGGACGTGACGGGCGCGGACGGCGCCAGCCGGCTGCAGGCGCGCCACCTGCGAAAAGCCTATGGCGGGCGCCAGGTCGTCAAGGACGTGTCGCTGTCGGTGCAAAAGGGCGAAGTCGTGGGCCTGCTGGGGCCCAATGGCGCAGGCAAGACCACGTCGTTCTACATGATCGTGGGCCTGGTGCGCTGCGACGGCGGCGCCATCAGCATCGACGGGCACGACGTGACGGGCATGCCCATCCACCGCCGCTCGCGCCTGGGACTGTCCTACCTGCCCCAGGAGGCGTCCATCTTTCGCAAGCTCAGCGTGCAGGACAACGTGCGCGCGGTGCTGGAGCTGCAGCGCGGAGACGACGGCCGGCCGCTGCCGCGCGCGGAGATCGAGCAGCGCCTCACAGGCCTGCTGCAGGAGCTGCGCGTGGAGCACCTGCGTGCCTCGCCTGCCCTGGCGCTTTCGGGCGGCGAGCGCCGGCGCGTGGAGATCGCCCGCGCCCTGGCCACGCAGCCGCGCTTCATCCTGCTGGACGAGCCGTTCGCCGGCATCGACCCCATCGCCGTGATCGAGATCCAGCGCATCATCGGCTTTCTGAAGGCGCGCGGCATCGGCGTGCTCATCACCGACCACAACGTGCGCGAGACGCTGGGCATCTGCGACCACGCCTTCATCATCAGCGACGGCAACGTGCTGGCCGAGGGCACGCCCTCCGAGATCGTGGACAACGCCGAAGTGCGCCGGGTGTACCTGGGCGAGCACTTCCGCATGTGA
- the rpoN gene encoding RNA polymerase factor sigma-54: MNRPTLALRVSQQLALTPQLQQSIRLLQLSTLDLAQEVGQMLADNPFLEQAEDGEQDAIDTIAAGADLARATGQNDAQPLDGAADPGFDAPEPPGLPDTPERLDWEGEANGPDSDWGSSGETPARTGGSGSDTEGDAIDLARSHETLAEHLTHQARLLRLSPEEAAALALLIGSLSDDGYLEESLPALADSLLGEHWEHDRHEALLHQLTLALGLLQSLEPAGVGARDLAECLTLQLRAQLQQAGTGDAPTVQTALAICRQPLDWLARRDVRRLSQACGASEALTRAAIALIGRLEPRPGRRFADVQQFAMVPDVIVRRIGSGTQQRFSVQLNPAVMPRLQVHEQYAGALRAHRGSGGHPQLQARLQEARWFIKNVQQRFDTILRVSEAIVQRQKSFFVHGELAMRPLVLRDIAEELGLHESTISRVTTAKYMATPQGTYELKYFFGSGLGTETGGNASSTAVRALIRQFIAAESPAKPLSDSKIAEMLKEQGIECARRTVAKYREAMKIAPTNLRKAL, encoded by the coding sequence ATGAATCGCCCCACCCTGGCGCTGCGCGTCTCGCAGCAGCTGGCGCTCACCCCTCAGCTGCAGCAATCGATCCGCCTGCTGCAGCTGTCCACGCTGGATCTGGCGCAGGAGGTGGGCCAGATGCTGGCCGACAACCCGTTCCTGGAGCAGGCCGAGGACGGCGAGCAGGATGCTATCGATACAATAGCTGCTGGCGCAGACCTGGCGCGCGCTACAGGCCAAAATGATGCCCAACCGCTGGACGGCGCCGCCGACCCGGGCTTCGACGCCCCCGAGCCGCCCGGGCTGCCCGACACCCCCGAGCGCCTGGACTGGGAGGGCGAAGCCAACGGCCCGGACAGCGACTGGGGCAGCAGCGGCGAGACCCCGGCGCGCACCGGCGGCAGCGGCAGCGACACCGAGGGCGACGCCATCGACCTGGCGCGCAGCCACGAGACGCTGGCCGAGCACCTGACCCACCAGGCGCGGCTGTTGCGCCTGTCGCCCGAGGAAGCGGCGGCGCTGGCGCTGCTCATCGGCTCGCTCAGCGACGACGGCTACCTGGAGGAATCCCTGCCCGCCCTGGCCGACAGCCTGCTGGGCGAGCACTGGGAGCACGACCGGCACGAGGCGCTGCTGCACCAGCTGACCCTGGCCCTGGGGCTGCTGCAAAGCCTGGAGCCCGCCGGCGTGGGCGCGCGCGACCTGGCCGAGTGCCTGACGCTGCAGCTGCGCGCGCAGCTGCAGCAGGCCGGCACCGGCGATGCGCCCACCGTGCAGACCGCCCTGGCCATCTGCCGCCAGCCGCTGGACTGGCTGGCCCGGCGCGACGTGCGCCGCCTGTCGCAGGCCTGCGGCGCCAGCGAGGCGCTGACGCGCGCCGCCATCGCCCTCATCGGCCGGCTGGAGCCGCGCCCGGGGCGCCGCTTTGCCGACGTGCAGCAGTTCGCCATGGTGCCCGACGTGATCGTGCGGCGCATCGGCAGCGGCACGCAGCAACGCTTTTCCGTGCAGCTCAACCCCGCCGTCATGCCGCGCCTGCAGGTGCACGAGCAGTACGCCGGCGCGCTGCGCGCCCACCGCGGCAGCGGCGGCCACCCGCAGCTGCAGGCGCGGCTGCAGGAGGCGCGCTGGTTCATCAAGAACGTGCAGCAGCGCTTTGACACCATCTTGCGCGTGTCCGAAGCCATCGTGCAGCGGCAAAAGAGCTTCTTCGTGCACGGCGAGCTGGCCATGCGCCCGCTGGTGCTGCGCGACATCGCCGAAGAACTCGGCCTGCACGAATCGACCATCTCGCGCGTGACCACCGCCAAGTACATGGCCACGCCCCAGGGCACCTACGAGCTGAAGTACTTCTTCGGCTCCGGCCTGGGCACGGAGACCGGCGGCAACGCCTCCAGCACCGCCGTGCGGGCGCTGATCCGCCAGTTCATCGCCGCCGAGAGCCCGGCCAAGCCGCTGTCGGACAGCAAGATCGCCGAGATGCTCAAGGAGCAGGGCATCGAATGCGCCCGGCGTACCGTGGCCAAGTACCGCGAGGCGATGAAGATCGCCCCCACCAACCTGCGCAAGGCGCTTTGA
- a CDS encoding acyl-CoA thioesterase, with protein sequence MARIVFELPAHFGFATELQVYISHVNQGGHLDNAQLLSLVSEARVRFFQSLGYPEADVAGLSTVVGDIVAQYKSEAFHGETLCVDMVPQDFNRYGFDLVFRMAEKTQGREIARGKIGIVFIDGAARRPAFIPESIRQLLLQRAAAG encoded by the coding sequence ATGGCCCGCATCGTCTTCGAGCTTCCCGCGCACTTCGGCTTTGCCACCGAGCTGCAGGTCTATATCAGCCACGTCAACCAGGGCGGGCACCTGGACAACGCGCAGCTGCTCAGCCTGGTGTCGGAGGCGCGCGTGCGCTTCTTCCAGTCGCTGGGCTACCCGGAGGCCGACGTGGCCGGCCTGTCCACCGTGGTGGGCGACATCGTGGCGCAGTACAAGTCGGAGGCCTTCCACGGCGAGACGCTGTGCGTGGACATGGTGCCGCAGGACTTCAACCGCTACGGCTTCGACCTGGTGTTTCGCATGGCGGAGAAGACCCAGGGCCGCGAGATCGCCCGCGGCAAGATCGGCATCGTCTTCATCGACGGCGCAGCGCGCAGGCCGGCTTTCATTCCCGAATCCATTCGCCAGCTGCTGCTGCAGCGCGCGGCGGCAGGCTGA
- a CDS encoding methyl-accepting chemotaxis protein codes for MFHSIRARLIALCVAITAAALLVLAGATFAMVRGNTRTALDAQISQLTRTHAQEISEWLKDKQQMVGALTSVAQEAEPLPFLQLTRKAGGFDAVFISHADKRHASTSPPSGDYDPTTRDWYRQALQAGGPIITAPYTDAGSGRLTVTLATPLGGSGQAAGVAGSDLYLDSVTQKVAAIRPMSKSFAMLLDGQGRILAHARAELALKPVTALAPGLEPAALARLAQEGGHAQVQVDGAPQMLYAAAVAGTPWLLAIGIDEAEATAPVRRLLQLAVVIAAVCVALAVALMSAVVSRQLRGLALVRDAMRDIASGEGDLTRRLDTRGNDELAQIAQGFNQFADKIAAVLLRIRDSAESVRVATSEIASGNHDLSGRTESQASSLQETAAAMEQLTATVQQNAANARQANALAHEASQITGQGAAAVQQVVQTMDGIHSASRKIEDIIGVIDGIAFQTNILALNAAVEAARAGEQGRGFAVVAAEVRQLAQRSATAAKEIKALIDDSVNQVDAGSRLVQDAGQTMQQVEQGIRRVSAIVAEISNASQEQSTGIAEVGDAVSQMDQATQQNAALVEEASAAAQSLQQQAHDLAEVVAGFRLPQGGEAQRLLR; via the coding sequence ATGTTCCACAGCATCCGTGCCCGGCTGATCGCCCTGTGCGTGGCCATCACCGCAGCGGCGCTGCTGGTGCTGGCCGGCGCCACCTTCGCCATGGTGCGCGGCAACACCCGCACCGCGCTCGACGCGCAGATCAGCCAGCTCACCCGCACCCACGCGCAGGAGATCAGCGAGTGGCTGAAAGACAAGCAGCAGATGGTGGGTGCGCTCACCAGCGTGGCCCAGGAGGCCGAGCCCCTGCCGTTCTTGCAGCTCACGCGCAAGGCGGGCGGCTTTGACGCCGTCTTCATCAGCCACGCCGACAAGCGCCACGCCTCCACCTCGCCCCCCTCGGGCGACTATGACCCCACCACGCGCGACTGGTACCGCCAGGCCCTGCAGGCCGGCGGCCCCATCATCACCGCGCCCTACACCGACGCCGGCAGCGGCCGCCTGACGGTGACCCTGGCCACTCCCCTGGGCGGCAGCGGCCAGGCCGCGGGTGTGGCCGGCAGCGACCTGTACCTGGACTCGGTGACGCAGAAAGTGGCCGCCATCCGCCCCATGAGCAAGAGCTTTGCCATGCTGCTGGACGGCCAGGGCCGCATCCTGGCCCACGCCCGCGCCGAATTGGCCCTGAAGCCCGTCACCGCCCTGGCGCCCGGTCTGGAGCCGGCCGCCCTGGCGCGGCTGGCACAGGAGGGCGGGCATGCGCAGGTGCAGGTCGATGGCGCCCCGCAGATGCTGTATGCCGCCGCCGTGGCCGGCACGCCGTGGCTGCTGGCCATCGGCATCGACGAGGCTGAGGCCACGGCGCCGGTGCGCCGCCTGCTGCAGCTGGCGGTGGTCATCGCCGCCGTGTGCGTGGCGCTGGCCGTGGCGCTGATGTCCGCCGTGGTCAGCCGCCAGCTGCGCGGCCTGGCTCTGGTGCGCGACGCCATGCGGGACATCGCCAGCGGCGAAGGCGACCTCACCCGCCGCCTGGACACGCGCGGCAACGACGAGCTGGCGCAGATCGCGCAGGGCTTCAACCAGTTCGCCGACAAGATCGCCGCCGTGCTGCTGCGCATCCGGGATTCGGCCGAATCCGTGCGCGTGGCCACCAGCGAGATCGCCAGCGGCAACCATGACCTGTCCGGTCGCACCGAGAGCCAGGCCAGCTCGCTGCAGGAGACCGCGGCCGCCATGGAGCAGCTCACCGCCACGGTGCAGCAGAACGCGGCCAACGCCCGGCAGGCCAACGCGCTGGCGCACGAGGCCTCGCAGATCACCGGCCAGGGCGCGGCCGCCGTGCAGCAGGTGGTGCAGACCATGGACGGCATCCACAGCGCCTCGCGCAAGATCGAGGACATCATCGGCGTGATCGACGGCATCGCCTTCCAGACCAACATCCTGGCGCTGAACGCCGCGGTGGAGGCGGCGCGCGCCGGCGAGCAGGGCCGGGGTTTCGCCGTGGTGGCGGCCGAGGTGCGCCAGCTGGCCCAGCGCAGCGCCACGGCGGCCAAGGAGATCAAGGCGCTGATTGACGACTCGGTCAACCAGGTGGACGCCGGCAGCCGCCTGGTGCAGGACGCGGGCCAGACCATGCAGCAGGTGGAGCAGGGCATACGCCGCGTCAGCGCCATCGTGGCCGAGATCAGCAACGCCAGCCAGGAGCAGAGCACCGGCATTGCCGAGGTCGGCGATGCGGTCTCGCAGATGGACCAGGCCACGCAGCAAAACGCCGCCCTGGTGGAAGAGGCCAGCGCCGCCGCCCAGTCACTGCAGCAGCAGGCGCACGATCTGGCCGAGGTGGTGGCGGGCTTCAGGCTGCCCCAGGGGGGCGAGGCGCAGCGGCTGCTGCGCTGA
- a CDS encoding THUMP domain-containing class I SAM-dependent RNA methyltransferase, translated as MNSLTLFLPCAAGVEDFLAHEVHGVTGLAGHDLLTGRGGVLARASWRHALALNLHSRLAQRVLVQLAEQPYRGEDDIYALAESIAWEIWFTPRQSFKVEVTAQHSPLKSLNFAALRVKDGVADRFRARAGVRPDVQTQWPDVRIHLHLTSDHATLYIDTSGEPLFKRGWREDKGDAPLKETLAAAMIAASGWDPHGGEPLPLYDPCCGSGTVAIEAAQIACRIAPGSRRRFAFEKLLPFQAHVWSAIKEEAASAVVASAAPIFGSDVSHRMVDFAERNAERAGVASAVQLRGGDALQRMPPTDQPGVMLLNPPYGERIAAAGSAGRNAEERARTRMGETVGGRESAQVEDGGDFFAQLATHWKKNYAGWQAWMLTPDLKLPGKMRLKESRRVPLWNGPIECRLFRFDLVAGSARARPAASDAP; from the coding sequence ATGAATTCCTTAACTCTTTTCCTTCCCTGCGCCGCCGGCGTGGAGGACTTTCTCGCCCACGAAGTCCACGGCGTTACCGGCCTGGCCGGGCACGACCTGCTCACCGGCCGTGGCGGCGTGCTGGCGCGCGCGTCCTGGCGCCACGCGCTGGCGCTGAACCTGCACAGCCGGCTGGCCCAGCGCGTGCTGGTGCAGCTGGCCGAGCAGCCCTATCGCGGCGAGGACGATATCTACGCCCTGGCCGAGAGCATTGCCTGGGAGATCTGGTTCACCCCGCGCCAGAGCTTCAAGGTGGAGGTGACGGCCCAGCACAGCCCCCTGAAGAGCCTGAACTTCGCCGCGCTGCGCGTGAAGGACGGCGTGGCCGACCGCTTCCGCGCCCGGGCCGGGGTGCGCCCGGACGTGCAGACCCAGTGGCCCGACGTGCGTATCCACCTGCACCTGACCAGCGACCACGCCACCCTCTACATCGACACCAGCGGCGAGCCGCTGTTCAAGCGCGGCTGGCGCGAGGACAAGGGCGACGCGCCGCTCAAGGAAACCCTGGCCGCCGCGATGATCGCCGCCTCGGGCTGGGACCCGCACGGCGGCGAGCCGCTGCCCCTGTACGACCCGTGCTGCGGCAGCGGCACGGTGGCCATCGAGGCGGCGCAGATCGCCTGCCGCATCGCGCCGGGCAGCCGCCGGCGCTTTGCCTTTGAAAAGCTGCTGCCCTTTCAGGCGCACGTCTGGTCTGCTATCAAAGAAGAAGCTGCCAGCGCAGTGGTGGCAAGCGCTGCGCCCATTTTTGGCAGTGACGTCTCGCACCGCATGGTGGATTTTGCCGAGCGCAATGCCGAGCGCGCCGGCGTGGCCAGCGCCGTGCAGCTGCGCGGTGGCGACGCGCTGCAGCGCATGCCGCCCACTGACCAGCCGGGCGTGATGCTGCTGAATCCGCCCTACGGCGAGCGCATTGCCGCCGCTGGCAGCGCCGGGCGCAATGCCGAAGAGCGTGCGCGCACCCGCATGGGCGAGACGGTGGGAGGGCGCGAGAGCGCCCAGGTCGAGGACGGCGGCGACTTCTTCGCCCAGCTGGCCACGCACTGGAAGAAAAACTACGCCGGCTGGCAGGCCTGGATGCTCACGCCCGACCTGAAGCTGCCCGGCAAGATGCGCCTGAAAGAGTCGCGCCGCGTGCCGCTGTGGAACGGGCCCATCGAGTGCCGCCTGTTCCGCTTCGACCTGGTCGCCGGCAGTGCCCGGGCCCGGCCCGCCGCCAGCGATGCGCCCTGA
- a CDS encoding PIN domain-containing protein has translation MRPELLLPAGAEGAQPLVLDTNIVLDLLVFADPATAPLRALLAQGRLAWIATQPMRDELACVLAYPHVVARLHRADGAAAQVLAAFDAGARLVDEAPRAPCICKDADDQKFIDLAAAHGAVLLSKDQAVLRLRRRLAPLGAQVAVALRLADVER, from the coding sequence ATGCGCCCTGAGCTGCTGCTGCCCGCGGGCGCCGAGGGCGCCCAGCCGCTGGTGCTGGACACCAACATCGTGCTGGACCTGCTGGTCTTTGCCGACCCCGCCACCGCGCCGCTGCGCGCACTGCTGGCCCAGGGGCGGCTGGCCTGGATCGCCACCCAGCCCATGCGCGATGAGCTGGCCTGCGTGCTGGCCTACCCACACGTCGTCGCACGCCTGCACCGCGCGGACGGGGCCGCGGCCCAGGTGCTGGCGGCATTCGACGCCGGCGCGCGCCTGGTGGACGAGGCGCCGCGCGCGCCCTGCATCTGCAAGGACGCGGACGACCAGAAATTCATCGACCTGGCGGCTGCACACGGCGCTGTCCTGCTGTCCAAGGACCAGGCGGTGCTGCGCCTGCGCAGGCGGCTGGCGCCGCTGGGCGCCCAGGTGGCCGTGGCGCTGCGCCTGGCAGATGTGGAACGTTGA
- a CDS encoding ABC transporter ATP-binding protein/permease: MASPASSAALSATPSPSAPSADSPQPPRAPALSGAAWRQFKNVAWPYWQGDRKSVAWSLLGLLVLLMLAETQLAVMLVDRTGEMTSALAARESERFWAAVRTCLIVLAFAVPVYAFYYYMRDAFSNHWRRWLTHRFLDGYLGGRRYYELTAQGVVDNPDQRISEDINTFTGRSTHFLLIFVGALMQLVAFSAVLWSISHVLVGFLAVYAIVGTVVALWLFGAPLIRLNFWQLRREADFRFALMRLRENAESIAFYRGEAQERGLLDQRFESAFLNYARLIKRQRSLNMFQRAFSQLTLVIPAIILADAVLSGQMEVGRAIQAGGAFAAILAAVSLIVDNFESLSRFVAGIGRLDTLSKALLGAPQPEEPQEPDAALAARRLARQQRRARRRAHRRGLAVPVPPAHPPADSAPPPGAHIQHVEGADFAIHGLTLYTPQGTRLLVRDLDLALPPGEALLITGPSGCGKSSLLRAIAGLWRTGSGRVQHLPAADMFFLPQRPYMQPGTLRSQLLYPAGESPLSDEQLLDILRQVQLPDLAQRVGGLGATREWDKELSVGEQQRLAFARVLVHAPRMVILDEATSALDSANEAALYRRLRESGATLISIAHRAAVLAHHTRVLQLTGGGGWALHDARDFVFEE; encoded by the coding sequence ATGGCTTCCCCCGCCTCTTCCGCCGCCCTGTCGGCCACCCCTTCCCCTTCTGCGCCGTCTGCGGATTCCCCACAGCCGCCCCGCGCCCCCGCGCTGTCGGGCGCGGCCTGGCGTCAGTTCAAGAACGTCGCCTGGCCCTACTGGCAGGGCGACCGCAAATCCGTAGCCTGGTCGCTGCTGGGGCTGCTGGTGCTTTTGATGCTGGCCGAGACGCAGCTGGCCGTGATGCTGGTGGACCGCACGGGAGAGATGACGTCGGCCCTGGCCGCGCGCGAGAGCGAGCGCTTCTGGGCCGCCGTGCGCACCTGCCTGATCGTGCTGGCCTTCGCCGTGCCGGTGTACGCCTTCTACTACTACATGCGCGACGCCTTTTCCAACCACTGGCGGCGCTGGCTCACGCACCGCTTCCTGGACGGCTACCTGGGCGGGCGGCGCTACTACGAGCTCACCGCGCAGGGGGTCGTTGACAACCCCGACCAGCGCATCAGCGAGGACATCAACACCTTCACCGGCCGCTCCACGCACTTCCTGCTTATCTTCGTGGGCGCGCTGATGCAGCTGGTGGCCTTCAGCGCCGTGCTGTGGTCCATCTCGCACGTGCTGGTGGGCTTTCTGGCCGTGTACGCGATCGTGGGCACGGTGGTCGCGCTGTGGCTGTTCGGCGCGCCGCTGATCCGGCTGAACTTCTGGCAGCTGCGCCGCGAGGCGGACTTCCGCTTTGCGCTGATGCGCCTGCGCGAGAACGCCGAATCCATCGCCTTCTACCGCGGCGAGGCGCAAGAGCGCGGCCTGCTGGACCAGCGCTTTGAGTCCGCATTCCTGAACTACGCCCGGCTCATCAAGCGCCAACGCTCGCTGAACATGTTCCAGCGCGCCTTCAGCCAGCTCACGCTGGTGATCCCGGCGATCATCCTGGCCGACGCCGTGCTGTCGGGCCAGATGGAAGTGGGCCGCGCCATCCAGGCCGGCGGCGCCTTCGCCGCCATCCTGGCCGCGGTGTCGCTGATCGTGGACAACTTCGAGAGCCTGAGCCGCTTCGTCGCCGGCATCGGGCGGCTGGACACGCTGTCCAAGGCGCTGCTGGGCGCGCCGCAGCCCGAAGAGCCCCAGGAGCCCGACGCCGCCCTGGCCGCGCGTCGCCTGGCGCGCCAGCAGCGCCGTGCGCGCCGCCGTGCCCACCGCCGCGGGCTGGCCGTGCCGGTGCCTCCCGCGCACCCGCCAGCTGACAGCGCGCCGCCGCCCGGCGCGCACATCCAGCACGTGGAGGGGGCGGACTTCGCCATCCACGGCCTGACGCTGTACACCCCGCAGGGGACGCGGCTGTTGGTGCGCGACCTCGACCTGGCCCTGCCCCCGGGCGAGGCGCTGCTCATCACCGGCCCCAGCGGCTGCGGCAAGAGCTCGCTGCTGCGCGCCATCGCCGGGCTGTGGCGCACCGGCAGCGGCCGCGTGCAGCACCTGCCGGCGGCCGACATGTTCTTTCTGCCCCAGCGCCCCTACATGCAGCCGGGCACGCTGCGCAGCCAGCTGCTGTACCCGGCGGGCGAGTCACCCTTGAGCGATGAGCAGCTGCTGGACATCCTGCGCCAGGTGCAGCTGCCTGATCTGGCGCAGCGCGTGGGTGGACTGGGCGCCACGCGCGAGTGGGACAAGGAGCTGTCCGTGGGCGAGCAGCAGCGCCTGGCTTTCGCCCGCGTGCTGGTGCACGCGCCGCGCATGGTCATCCTGGATGAGGCGACCAGTGCGCTGGACAGCGCCAACGAAGCCGCCCTGTACCGGCGCCTGCGCGAAAGCGGCGCCACCCTCATCAGCATTGCCCACCGCGCGGCCGTGCTGGCGCACCACACGCGGGTGCTGCAGCTGACCGGTGGCGGCGGCTGGGCGCTGCACGACGCGCGGGACTTCGTCTTCGAGGAATGA
- a CDS encoding carbon-nitrogen hydrolase family protein — MTQKLTATVVQAAPVLFDTPATVAHAEQLMAEAAAQGAQVVVFPEAFIGGYPKGADFHIFVGARTPEGRREFQKYFDAAVALDGPEIAQLAKAAGRHKLTVCAGIIERDGGTLYCTAVYLGPQGTLLGHHRKLMPTALERILWGYGDGSTLKAVPTPWGPLGAVICWENYMPAMRMAMYQQRVALYCAPTADDRPTWIGSMQHIALEGRCFVLSACQHLRRSQLPMDALHNRLPDGENTVLMRGGSCIVSPLGKVLAGPVYDEDALVTAELDLSEIPQAQFDFDPVGHYARPDVFQLAVNTAPQRAVHAADGASTAFAALPAAQAPAA, encoded by the coding sequence ATGACCCAGAAACTCACCGCCACCGTGGTGCAGGCCGCACCCGTGCTGTTCGACACCCCCGCCACCGTCGCCCACGCGGAACAACTCATGGCCGAGGCGGCCGCGCAAGGCGCGCAGGTGGTGGTCTTCCCCGAGGCCTTCATCGGCGGCTACCCCAAGGGGGCGGACTTCCACATCTTCGTGGGTGCGCGCACGCCCGAGGGCCGGCGCGAGTTCCAGAAGTACTTCGACGCCGCCGTGGCTCTGGACGGCCCGGAGATCGCCCAGCTGGCCAAGGCCGCCGGCCGGCACAAGCTCACGGTGTGCGCCGGCATCATCGAGCGCGATGGCGGCACGCTGTACTGCACCGCCGTGTACCTGGGGCCCCAAGGGACGCTGCTCGGCCACCACCGCAAGCTGATGCCCACGGCGCTGGAGCGCATCCTGTGGGGCTATGGCGACGGCTCCACGCTCAAGGCCGTGCCCACGCCCTGGGGCCCGCTGGGCGCCGTGATCTGCTGGGAGAACTACATGCCGGCCATGCGCATGGCCATGTACCAGCAGCGCGTCGCGCTGTACTGCGCGCCCACCGCCGACGACCGGCCGACGTGGATCGGCAGCATGCAGCACATCGCCCTGGAGGGGCGCTGCTTCGTGCTGTCGGCCTGCCAGCACCTGCGCCGCAGCCAGCTGCCCATGGACGCGCTGCACAACCGCCTGCCGGACGGGGAGAACACGGTGCTGATGCGCGGAGGCAGCTGCATCGTCAGCCCGCTTGGCAAGGTGCTGGCCGGGCCGGTGTACGACGAGGACGCGCTGGTGACGGCCGAGCTAGACCTGTCGGAGATCCCCCAGGCGCAGTTCGACTTCGACCCGGTCGGGCACTACGCGCGCCCGGACGTGTTCCAGCTCGCCGTGAACACCGCGCCGCAGCGCGCGGTGCACGCGGCGGACGGCGCCAGCACGGCATTCGCGGCGCTGCCTGCGGCGCAGGCGCCGGCTGCGTGA
- a CDS encoding UDP-N-acetylglucosamine 1-carboxyvinyltransferase, protein MSNLIVHGGTPLRGRVIPSANKNAVLPILCATLLTRAPLRLIGVPDITDVRKILDIFRTLGSQVHMDHESGELSLHHEHTAFDAACHRLPEEMRSSIMLVPPLLARFCVARLEDNVKGCTLGVREIDPHVEVFRHFGAEVERTEGSLLVRRSGPLAPVQHWLDYASVTTTENFVLCAASAPGTSTLTNAASEPHVQEFCRFMQMLGVTIEGVGTSRLTVHGGAELGGGEFRFDEDFHEITTFLALGAITGGDVRVKNSAPENFPLIDRTFAKFGVRVEHEGGWSCARVDGPLKVQTPFTANVLTKVEAAPWPYFPVDLLPIFIALGVRSQGNAMFWNKVYDGALGWTGELTKFGAHVFSSDPHRIVTFGGGELSPAVVESPYIIRVAIALFMVAASIPGRSEIRNALPIRRAHPHFVENLRSLGAQVEWTSEC, encoded by the coding sequence ATGTCCAACCTCATCGTGCACGGCGGCACGCCGCTTCGCGGGCGCGTCATTCCTTCGGCCAACAAGAACGCGGTGCTGCCCATCCTGTGCGCGACGCTGCTCACGCGCGCGCCGCTGCGTCTCATTGGCGTGCCCGACATCACCGACGTGCGCAAGATCCTGGACATCTTCCGCACCCTGGGCAGCCAGGTGCACATGGACCATGAGAGCGGCGAGCTGAGCCTGCACCACGAGCACACCGCGTTTGACGCCGCCTGCCACCGCCTGCCCGAGGAGATGCGCTCGTCCATCATGCTGGTGCCGCCGCTGCTGGCGCGCTTCTGTGTGGCGCGGCTGGAGGACAACGTCAAGGGCTGCACCCTGGGTGTGCGCGAGATCGACCCGCACGTGGAGGTGTTTCGCCACTTCGGCGCCGAGGTCGAGCGCACCGAAGGCTCGCTGCTGGTGCGCCGCAGCGGCCCGCTGGCGCCCGTGCAGCACTGGCTGGACTACGCCTCGGTCACCACCACCGAAAACTTCGTTTTGTGCGCGGCCAGCGCGCCGGGCACTTCCACGCTGACCAATGCGGCGTCCGAGCCGCACGTGCAGGAGTTTTGCCGCTTCATGCAGATGCTGGGCGTCACGATCGAAGGCGTGGGCACCTCGCGCCTGACGGTGCACGGCGGGGCAGAGCTTGGCGGCGGCGAATTCCGCTTCGACGAGGACTTCCACGAGATCACCACCTTCCTGGCGCTGGGGGCGATCACCGGCGGCGACGTGCGCGTGAAAAACAGCGCGCCGGAGAACTTCCCGCTGATCGACCGCACCTTTGCCAAGTTCGGCGTGCGCGTGGAGCACGAGGGCGGCTGGTCGTGCGCGCGCGTGGACGGCCCGCTGAAGGTGCAAACGCCCTTCACTGCCAACGTGCTGACCAAGGTCGAAGCCGCGCCCTGGCCGTATTTCCCTGTCGATCTGCTGCCCATCTTCATCGCCCTGGGCGTGCGCTCGCAGGGCAACGCCATGTTCTGGAACAAGGTCTATGACGGCGCCCTGGGCTGGACGGGCGAGCTGACCAAGTTCGGCGCCCACGTCTTTTCGTCCGACCCGCACCGCATCGTCACGTTTGGCGGCGGCGAGCTGTCGCCGGCGGTGGTCGAGAGCCCCTACATCATCCGCGTGGCCATCGCCCTGTTCATGGTGGCCGCCAGCATCCCGGGCCGGTCGGAGATCAGGAACGCGCTGCCCATCCGCCGCGCCCACCCGCACTTCGTGGAAAACCTGCGCAGCCTGGGCGCGCAGGTGGAGTGGACCAGCGAGTGCTGA